A window of Chelmon rostratus isolate fCheRos1 chromosome 18, fCheRos1.pri, whole genome shotgun sequence genomic DNA:
TTATGTGCCACACCTCAACAGTGACCCCAAAACTTTTCATAATAATGTCACTGACCGTAAACCAGAGCACATGATGACGACATCACTGTTTATATGGCACATTGTTGTTTAAACCATAGATGTTCGAGCGTGTCAAGAATTCATCAAGTCTATCGCCTCACAGGTTTTGTACCAAAGATGTGATCATTTCAAATAAACGTTGGACTCTttcgtgatttttttttcaataagtTAACTGCTGATTTTATAAATGGCCTTCTTAAATGATACATTCTCACATGATGAGTTACAAAAGTATCTGGACACGAATACTTttggcttttgttgttttgatttttggcTCTGTACTCTCCACAGTCCAGATATGAGTTGATATGGTACATTGGCAACAGTGATGCAAAAATTCGTATTTATCCAGCAATAGagaatctgttttattttttattttttggcacAAATCTGTACTTCTCTTGGCTTTTGACAAAAGTCTAATCTCGTCCTGTGTGGTTGCTCAGTTTCGGCAGCCTGCGGAGGACCATATCTGCACCAAAGTCAAACATTGCCGATGTTTCTCTTGTGGAAAGCTGTGGAGTGTTGACAACAAATAATGTGTCACTGTTTAGAAACTTTGTGAGCTgagtctctctctgccttgcATTATGTTGTTTACTGtgaatgtcttgttttttcccaAATACTGATGTCTTTGTCTCATTACTGCCTCTGAAATGACCACTAAAACAGCCtgtaaataaacatgcagttaTTAATTACCACATCTGCTGGTTTGAGTGCTTATggtatttgtctgtgttgtagTCCTGTCACTCCCCTGTCTGCTATTTTGggtatttttatttcatatcaGCTAATAATCTCAACCGTGCAGATTTCCTTATGGTAATTTCCCTCTTTTCATCAAGCAACTGACAGCCCTGACCAGGTACTGTTTCATTCAAGTAATTTCCTGTGAGAATTAATGGCCCCAGTTAGTCAAATGGAGTGCTAATGTCGCTAGTGGGGCTTATAGGGTCTGAGACGTGAACTCATTTACGATGgatcagagacagacaggaaatgtaacAGAGCGTAGTCTCCTCTCCTTTGTGTTAACAGAAGTCAACCCTGACTGCAATAATATCCAAGAGGGGCTGTACAGTGTTTTGGATTGAAATTAGAGACTAATATTCTGCCCATTTAGCccatttagaaaaaaacactcaaagtATTTTATCCTATGTCATTGGCTCATACAACTTTAAATCTGTTCTAAGCCTGAGGACATAACAACAGCTATTTTAGAGCTCTTGATTTCCTCAAAGCTCCTCCAGATCTCATATTATGTTTGCATAGTAATCAAGTGTTTTGTTGTCATCAAGTGACTGTAGTGCAGAGTTAAACATTCATTTCATAATGCATTATTTGTCCTGCAAGaaatatttctttcatatttgATCCAGCTTgtatttttatctatttatttatcattttttgtatttctaaACGTGGGGTTTACAATGGTTGCAGTGCTGCTCCTAGTGTTTCCAAAGCAAGCACCGCTACCTTCCTCATGACTGTAATCTGTATAATGTGTTTTGGTGTCGTGGACAAACCCATCAACTAGAAACATAATTGTGTACGCACCTGATTCGCTGACACATCTTTGCCCCCCGGCCATTGGCTACTGTCAAGCTAAGAGCGCTGTGATTGGTCGAATTGCGAGAATAGGAAGTGTCGATCGAGTGTAGGGGCTTAACATGGGTAGCTAAGTAGTGTCTGGTTAATATAGACCAAATGCTGAAGATTTTGCACCTTGCCGTTAAACTTTGATGTTTTGCAGTACCAAGAGGTACTCGGCAAACAACTTGTAGACCGAGGAGCTGCGTCTCTTGCAAATATTGCGCTGTTTGATTGGTCTTTCGCGTGGCTATATAATACTAGCTTTTTAGCTAGCTAAACGTCAGTTCAGCCAGATACTACTCTGCTAGCGAAGCTTTGCATTGGaatttgtttgattgtttggcAGCTACAACGGATAAAATTAACTAAGTTGTTACACAGAGAAAAGTTCCGTTACAGTGAGCGTGTGTTTGGGTTTATTTATGCTGCGTACCTTGGTGTGACTCAACTGTAACTGAATGCTTGCTGATAGAAAtagcagcagctacagctagCAGATTGTTAGCTTGTCAACAATGGGCTATAAGAGGTATTTAAAGACTGCAAGAACGTTTTACTTGTTGACCATTCTGCTGGTAGCCCTCGTCAAAGAAGTAGCAGCTGGTAAGTGTGTCACTTTTGTCGTATAATTGGTGCATACCTACGCTGACTGAAGTGGTTGTACCCTTGTGGAACTGTTGCAGGCAGCTGTTTAACGTTGTATCACCTAACAGCTTTGTCCATGTCAGGTGCACGTCTTTAACAGTTACCTCTGCTACATTAACACTTTTCAGATGAAGAGCAACGCGGGAATGACGGACAAGAGCTAAAGGTACGACGTGAACTATTTGAGATTGGCCTTCAAGTTAGCATATCATACCCTGAGGATGATAGGCatgaaaatgtgatggaaaGTAGACCACTGTGCACTTTTGTTGGTATCATTGCCTGGGGTGTTACCTGCTACCCAGTATTCTGTTATGTGATGAATCAGGCACATTTTATTGCCTTACCTTGTGTGCTATTtcatagttgttgtttttttcattttttcattatttgttgtTCAGGCAACAGAGATTGATCAATTTAAGCCTATCCAAGCTATTTGCTGAAATccaatttaaatgtattttagctTAGTGTTAAACAGATGCTTTGGTACATTTTTAGGATGATGTACCTCCGAATTTGGCAATGTTAACTTTAGAGATCTATTTTGTCCAGGTGTCGACTCTAACAAAACTGTAactgatttctgttttctaaatgaCTCACAACACTTTTATCTGCTGTCAATGAAATTTCTTATCAATTGCATTTGGAAAAGTGCAATGTTTGTGGCCTAAATTGGCTGTTCATCAGGGacattgtttttaatgcaaTAAAGGAAAGAATGCAATAAAGTGAGAAGATAGCAGTGTTGCAAGACTTTTGGGTGGtagcaaacaaaataatttatatTCAGATGTTACTTAAGATATCATGGCTTTTGCCTTATGCAGCTGTATTCAACCTCATTTAGTAAACAATGTGATTCCccctttattctttttctttgcaataACGTCTTGTTCATCTCTGCAGTCTTACCATGACCCAGATTCTGAGGACGAAGATGTCCGTCTCGCATCAGGAATTGTCGCTGGCGCTTCTGTGACCTCTGGTCATGAAGTCTCCCAGCCTGAAGTGGAGAAACAGACAACTGGGGATGgactggagggagaggagaaggaggacctGCCTGAGCAGCCTCCTCCACTTGAGGAGAAACCAAAAGAAGGTAAAGGCTGATTTTTAGCTCAAACCATGAGCTGCAAAAACTTAATGCAGTGTGATAAGAAAAAAGAACTGCAGGATGAATGGTTAGTTAGCTAACTTTAAGCATGCATTTTATGCATGTAATTGAAAACTTCTTGTTGAGTTGAATGTATTGATGTTGAATTTTGAGCTTCTCTGTTTTGACTACTGAACACTGGCTAAGCTTtgtctggtttgttttcttGGCTTATGCATGTGTCTCCAAAAATCTGTGTAAGACAGAGATCATGAGCTGGCATACTGTCTGTCACTGGTAGCAGACTGACAAGAGGAGTTGTTTTGGCCTGTCCAGTTAAAGCCAGAAGTGGATAGAATGGTGGAGTAGCTATGAAACTTTACTCTTGAAAATACAATGAGGATTTAAGGTTTTCACAGCAGTTTAAAATAAGCAGCTGCATGTGGACACCCACTAGGATGTCACAGAAACATTCTGTTTATGACAGCTGATTACTTTGTTTATCCTGTTAGGGTTCACATAGCTGTGTTAACAAGGGTTGGTGAGGCATGGACCTCTAGTCTGAACCTGACAAAAACATCTTGGCTCTTAGCGGTGATAGTCTTGTCAGTAGCTTTACTGACTCCTTTGTGCCCTCAGGGTTTCACCTTGTCTTAAATCACACCTGTTTTTGGGAATGAAGACTGCCTTGTCTTACTTTGTAAGCATTTCtgagtgtgagcatgttaacctgttttctgtttgctgaCTCTGGGTAAAGATGCCTGTGGTTTCATGGCGGCAGCAGATTGGATAAACGGTTAAACCCCATGGGAAATTAACAGCACTTTGCACCTGCGGCTCCTCTTGCAGACAGTTACATCATTTTACTTGGGGATTGTCAGTCATTTTCCTTCAGTCATTACAAGTGTAATATTGAACTtgtctgaagatgaagattAACTGCCATTTATTAAAATGAGCAGACATTGTAAGTCTAATATGAAGTTGTAAATCCAGAACAGTTGTTTCATAGAAGAAAGAGATGACAGTGGACATGGTAAAATATTTTCTAGATCTTATTATAATATATGCAGTTaatttaactttgttttttcttcggTTATCTAATATaatatgatgttttatttgGTGCAGTTCCTGTAGTGAATGGAGGGACAGCCCATGGAGAGCCCTGCATCTTCCCATTCCTCTTCCAGGGGAAGGAGTACTTGGACTGTAGCACGGATGGACGGGGGGATGGACGGCTGTGGTGCGCCACAACCTACGACTATGACCAGGACAAGAAGTGGGGCTTCTGTGAGAGTAAGTCTTCAGCTTAACAGCTTGAATGTCATAATGTAAAACCTTCCCAAAAGCAAATGTGACAAACTTAGAACTACCTTGAGTATCTTATTTTGTAGCCAAAATGCAGCCATTCATCAGTCTCAGGTGGAAGTTTATTTGCttaaatggatggatgaaccTTTTCCATTGTCGTTGGCTCATTTCCCACACAGAGCCAATGCATAAAGATAAATTGTTCTATGGTAGATATATCTtcttatcaaaataaaagcctttgaAAAGCCCACCAGCTAATGAAACTGATGATGGAAACCAGCCTGAGAACGCATCATGGTTTCATTTCCTAAATTACCATTGGACCCTCTGCTGCCAAAGTTTTGTGaacttttgttttctgcctgcATTTATtggcttctcctctctctcctttagCGGAGGAGCAGGCACAGCAGAGACTGCAGgcggaggaggctgaggagcagTATCAGACTGTCCTGCGCATGCTCAATGCCACCACCAGGAAGACCCAGAAGAAAGAGTGAGTTTCTTCCTGCTGATTTACTCTACTGGTTTTGATCAACCTGCTTTTGCATCTTCTGTCCTGAAGATATTTGTACTGTAATAAGAATTTGTATCTGTTGATAACAAATAATGttatgacaaaaatacaaaatttcacttttttttatctgttatAAATATAGCTGTGAGATAAACTTTGCTCAGCACATCTTTATTTGCTTTAGGTGTCATGGTACTATTATGAACaccttatttttattattctctTCTCAATGTAAAATCACCTGTGCTGCCTCTGCTTATCTAACCGCTGTCTCAGATTATATGAAAAGTTGCTGAAAGTAGCGGAGAAAGGCCACCAGAAAGCCATGGAGAAGGTGGCGTACGCCATGCTGTTCGGGGACTACATGAACCAGAACGTCACTAAGGCCAAAGAAATGTTTGAGAAACTTGCCATGGAGGGCTCGCCCAAAGCTCAGACGGTAAAGAGCTCATTTAAAACGTTAACACGTGACTTGGGAAATGTGTTGACAGCATTTAGACTCATTAAACATATGCAGATGAATTGTTCTGAGAAAATCAGCTATGTAACACTGCGCTTCCTTTACTTTTCCATAGGCTCTTGGCTTTCTGTATGCAGCAGGACTTGGAGTTAACTCGAGTCAGGCTAAGGTACTTTTTTGTTCCATATGACTGAAGTCCTGTCTTACTGTGAATTTGAAACATCTGTTAAAATACTGTTATGCAACGTCTGTCAATTGTTCACATATTACCAccactgtctgtctttcaggcCTTGGTTTACTACACCTTTGGTGCACTGGGTGGAAACTTGGTAGCTCATATGATTTTGGTGAGTTGATTTGTTTGTCAGTGGAGCAATGACTCAATTACATTGTTTCTAGAATATAAAGAATGACATTTCCCCTCATTGTTTCATCAGGGATACAGATACTGGGGAGGTGTGGGTGTTCCTCAGAGCTGTGAGTCAGCGCTAACACACTACAGGCTCGTGGCAAATCAGGGTGAGCattcactgcagtttttttcaaTATTCATGTGGGATGTTCAGGCTCTTCTTGGGTAAATAACCCAATCTCTACCCTCTGTGACCACCTCCAGTGGCGAGTGATGTGTCCCTGACAGGGGGCTCAGCGGTGCAGAGGATCAGGCTGCTGGATGAGGTGGAGAACCCGGGATCTACCAGTGGGATGTTGGAGGAGGACTTGATCCAGTACTATCAGTTTCTAGCTGAGAAAGGAGATGTACAAGCTCAGGTAAAATAGTGTCATCATCAATCAGTTTCCCATATCTGCACTGATAATAAGGCGATATCTCCTTcccatacagtacatgtatcTGAATCAAATGTATtgatcatttgaaaaatgttatGTGGCAAAGAACAGTTCAGTCCTTATTCTCAACCATATTACATTTACCTAATTAGAGGAAGACAGTATGTCAATGTGTGAAACTGAGTCCATATTGCTGTTACTAATTGTGTGTCATTGAAGTTAACAAGGCTCTGTGTTTCCCCCTGATAGGTGGGATTAGGTCAGTTGCACCTGCATGGAGGACGTGGAGTAGAACAGAATCATCAggtgacatttattttcaaagatGACTTTGAAGCATTGTATTCCTGTGATTGTCATTTGTGctggaaatgtgtttctgatgctTCCTATCCAACAGAGGGCGTATGACTACTTCACCCAGGCTGCAAATGCAGGGAACACGCACGCTATGGCATTCCTCGGCAAGGTGAGACGTCCTTCGtgccctttctctctctgttaacCTGTAGGAAAGGAGGTGGTGACCGTTTTTTTTGACAGTTCTTTTTACACTGACATTGTCCCTTTTATCAATCAAAACATACTTGAGTATATTCATGTGGGATCCTTTTG
This region includes:
- the sel1l gene encoding protein sel-1 homolog 1, translating into MGYKRYLKTARTFYLLTILLVALVKEVAADEEQRGNDGQELKSYHDPDSEDEDVRLASGIVAGASVTSGHEVSQPEVEKQTTGDGLEGEEKEDLPEQPPPLEEKPKEVPVVNGGTAHGEPCIFPFLFQGKEYLDCSTDGRGDGRLWCATTYDYDQDKKWGFCETEEQAQQRLQAEEAEEQYQTVLRMLNATTRKTQKKELYEKLLKVAEKGHQKAMEKVAYAMLFGDYMNQNVTKAKEMFEKLAMEGSPKAQTALGFLYAAGLGVNSSQAKALVYYTFGALGGNLVAHMILGYRYWGGVGVPQSCESALTHYRLVANQVASDVSLTGGSAVQRIRLLDEVENPGSTSGMLEEDLIQYYQFLAEKGDVQAQVGLGQLHLHGGRGVEQNHQRAYDYFTQAANAGNTHAMAFLGKMYSEGSEFLPQNNETALQYFKKASDLGNPVGQSGLGMAYLYGRGVPVNYELALKYFQKAAEQGWVDGQLQLGTMYYNGIGVKRDYKQALKFFNLASQAGHILAFYNLAQMHATGTGVMRSCHTAVELFKNVCERGRWSERLMTAYGSFKEGETDAALVQYLLLAEQGYEVAQSNVAFILDQKGAKIFSENETYPRALLHWTRAAAQGYTVARIKLGDYHFYGYGTDVDYETAVIHYRLASEQQHSAQAMFNLGYMHEKGLGIKQDIHLAKRFYDMAAEASPDAQVPVFLALCKLGLIYTLQYLQDLNLKELISQVDLDQLLGPEWDLYLMTVIALLLGTVIAYRQRQHQIIVPPRPPAPAPAPPPAPAPAPPPRPAQEPSQAQAEPQGQGEAQAQGPAQEEEEQQQ